The following coding sequences are from one Kosakonia sp. H02 window:
- the ydcK gene encoding YdcK family protein, with the protein MAKYRLSDEQRVFSYQLDGEKKSVALRQIIALRDFHDVTAGSAGGWVDDENVLSQQGSCWIYDENSMVFQGSRVRDNARITQQCVICHAVEIRDNAWVDGCELSHGAILSDNVTVQSSTVRGVCHLRGDARILSGCDIIAARGLTQEDEQILQIYDRATVSHSRVVHQAQLYGDAIVNYAFIEHRAEVFDFALLEGNELNDVWVCDCAKVYGHARIVAGTQEDEIPTIRYSSQVAENALVEGNCILKHHVLVGGNAHLRGGPLQLDEKVVIQGNARIHGNVLIEHQIEITDDAVVDAQDGDSILLRGPKVVNEAQWITRTPLIGSL; encoded by the coding sequence ATGGCTAAGTACCGGCTCAGTGATGAGCAACGCGTGTTCAGTTATCAACTGGACGGTGAGAAAAAAAGCGTCGCGCTGCGCCAGATTATTGCGCTGCGTGATTTCCATGATGTCACCGCTGGCAGCGCAGGCGGCTGGGTCGATGACGAAAACGTGCTGAGCCAGCAAGGAAGCTGCTGGATTTATGATGAAAACAGCATGGTATTTCAGGGAAGCCGGGTGCGGGACAATGCGCGGATCACCCAGCAGTGTGTGATTTGCCACGCGGTTGAAATCCGCGATAACGCCTGGGTTGACGGCTGCGAATTGAGTCATGGCGCGATTTTAAGTGACAACGTCACCGTGCAATCTTCCACCGTGCGCGGTGTTTGTCATTTACGCGGCGATGCGCGCATTCTCAGCGGTTGCGACATTATTGCCGCGCGCGGGTTAACGCAGGAAGACGAACAGATTTTACAGATTTACGACCGCGCCACCGTTAGCCACTCGCGCGTGGTGCATCAGGCGCAACTCTATGGCGATGCCATCGTCAATTACGCCTTTATTGAACATCGCGCCGAAGTGTTTGATTTCGCCCTGCTCGAAGGCAATGAACTGAATGATGTCTGGGTCTGCGACTGCGCCAAAGTTTACGGCCACGCCCGCATTGTGGCCGGGACGCAGGAAGATGAAATCCCGACTATTCGCTACAGTTCGCAAGTGGCAGAAAATGCGCTGGTCGAAGGCAACTGCATTCTTAAACACCATGTGCTGGTTGGTGGCAATGCACACTTACGCGGCGGGCCGCTACAACTCGATGAGAAAGTGGTGATTCAGGGCAATGCCCGCATTCACGGCAATGTGCTGATCGAGCATCAGATTGAAATCACCGATGATGCCGTGGTCGACGCACAGGATGGCGACAGTATTTTGTTGCGCGGGCCAAAAGTGGTGAACGAGGCACAGTGGATCACCCGCACGCCGCTGATCGGTTCCCTCTGA
- a CDS encoding catalase family peroxidase, whose protein sequence is MKNTPFTTGQLVARLALIGAVPLLFIMLFLWGGGWLAPQRLTADKLITVLQQSGGEHPGYRRNHAKGLCVTGDFISSGKAHEISRAALFAPGKTPVIGRFAIAGGNPSAPDYAVPVRSLALSFQLADGEQWRTGMNAMPFFPVDSVEGFYELQVATLPDPATGKPNPDKFKAFILKHPEATAFLAWAKAYVPSNSWASDRFNSLNAFRFIDKSGKEQLVRWSMVPQTDYQPIGAQQKNDKDFLQNDLQQRLSQGPLKWDLVITVARAQDDRRDASKAWPADRQTINAGTLVLNRAIEQEQGPCNDINYDPLILPDGIAASDDPLLNARSAAYAKSYNLRTREQAGAHL, encoded by the coding sequence ATGAAAAACACGCCCTTTACAACCGGCCAACTTGTTGCGCGTCTTGCGCTGATTGGTGCTGTGCCTCTTCTTTTTATTATGCTGTTTCTGTGGGGAGGCGGCTGGCTGGCGCCGCAGCGGTTGACCGCCGATAAACTGATTACCGTATTGCAGCAGTCCGGCGGCGAGCACCCCGGTTATCGCCGTAACCATGCTAAAGGTCTTTGCGTAACGGGGGATTTTATCTCCAGTGGCAAGGCCCATGAGATTTCCCGCGCCGCCCTCTTCGCGCCAGGTAAAACGCCGGTCATCGGGCGTTTTGCCATTGCGGGCGGGAACCCGTCGGCACCGGATTATGCCGTTCCCGTGCGTAGCCTGGCGCTCTCTTTTCAACTGGCGGATGGCGAACAGTGGCGCACCGGGATGAATGCTATGCCCTTTTTCCCCGTCGATAGTGTAGAAGGCTTTTATGAATTACAGGTCGCGACACTCCCGGATCCGGCTACCGGCAAACCGAACCCGGACAAATTCAAAGCCTTTATCCTGAAGCACCCGGAAGCCACCGCGTTTCTCGCCTGGGCCAAAGCGTATGTGCCGTCTAATAGCTGGGCCAGCGACCGCTTCAATAGCCTGAATGCGTTCCGCTTTATTGATAAATCGGGCAAGGAACAACTGGTGCGCTGGAGCATGGTGCCGCAGACCGATTATCAACCCATCGGCGCGCAGCAAAAGAACGATAAAGACTTCCTGCAAAACGACCTGCAACAGCGCCTGTCGCAGGGGCCGCTGAAGTGGGATCTGGTGATAACCGTTGCCCGTGCGCAGGATGACAGGCGCGATGCGTCCAAAGCCTGGCCCGCCGACCGACAAACGATTAACGCCGGGACGCTGGTGCTCAATCGCGCCATCGAACAGGAACAAGGGCCATGCAATGACATCAATTACGACCCGCTGATCCTGCCAGACGGCATTGCCGCTTCGGACGATCCGTTGCTGAATGCCCGCTCAGCGGCCTACGCAAAATCCTACAACCTTCGCACCCGTGAACAGGCAGGAGCTCATTTATGA
- a CDS encoding cytochrome b/b6 domain-containing protein has product MKQVAYFHPLLRAVHWLMAAAIIAMLFIGVVMVSTVSSLHNLLVTVHKPLGMMILVLVLVRLWLRFYTATPPLPASLPAWQRAMAHLSHWALYAMMLAQPLIGWAMLSAAGYPVILGSSFVLPPIAPVNNDWYAILRPLHSVVALALFITVMAHLAAALLHALVLRDGVFESMSGSRRR; this is encoded by the coding sequence ATGAAACAGGTTGCTTATTTCCACCCGCTGCTGCGCGCTGTTCACTGGCTGATGGCCGCCGCGATTATCGCCATGCTGTTTATTGGCGTGGTGATGGTTTCCACGGTGTCGTCGCTGCATAACCTGCTGGTGACGGTACATAAACCGCTGGGGATGATGATCCTCGTGCTGGTTCTGGTGCGTCTGTGGTTACGCTTTTATACCGCCACCCCGCCGCTGCCCGCCTCGTTACCGGCCTGGCAACGCGCCATGGCGCATCTTTCGCACTGGGCGCTGTACGCCATGATGCTGGCTCAGCCGCTGATTGGCTGGGCGATGCTGTCGGCGGCGGGTTATCCGGTTATTCTCGGCAGCTCATTTGTGCTGCCACCCATTGCTCCAGTGAATAATGACTGGTATGCCATACTGCGTCCGTTGCATTCTGTGGTGGCGCTGGCGCTGTTCATCACCGTGATGGCGCATCTGGCCGCCGCGCTACTGCATGCGTTAGTGCTGCGCGATGGGGTCTTTGAAAGCATGTCGGGAAGCCGCAGACGATGA
- a CDS encoding sigma-70 family RNA polymerase sigma factor, with protein sequence MTDGEIRQVMPHLQRFALWLTRNPHSAEDLVQSCLTKALTRRRQNEGEQSLRAWLFTILYRQFVDGERRRKRYLKVLSFFTGEEAAGFATESLAIADDTLALFATLPTDYRAVLLLVSVEGLSYKEVADTLAIPPGTVMSRLSRARKMLHEKLEGQVTPLPLRRLK encoded by the coding sequence ATGACTGATGGTGAAATTCGCCAGGTGATGCCACACCTGCAACGCTTTGCCCTGTGGCTGACGCGCAATCCGCATTCGGCGGAGGATCTGGTGCAAAGTTGTTTAACAAAAGCCTTAACCCGCCGACGGCAAAATGAAGGGGAACAGAGTCTGCGAGCCTGGCTGTTCACCATCCTTTATCGCCAGTTTGTTGATGGTGAACGGCGGCGCAAACGCTACCTGAAAGTGCTCTCTTTTTTTACCGGCGAGGAAGCCGCCGGGTTTGCCACCGAATCGCTGGCGATAGCCGATGATACGCTGGCGCTGTTTGCCACGCTGCCCACGGATTACCGCGCCGTATTGTTGCTGGTGAGCGTGGAGGGGCTGAGTTATAAAGAGGTCGCCGATACGCTGGCTATTCCGCCCGGCACGGTGATGTCGCGCCTTTCCAGAGCGCGCAAAATGTTGCATGAAAAATTAGAAGGACAGGTAACGCCGTTACCGCTGAGGAGACTGAAATGA
- a CDS encoding anti-sigma factor — MTLPPDEHELHAWMDGETDDATSKRIEHYLAENPDVAAQIAGWRQDAQLLRQAMNQQSVTLEMPEPHYLRRQVRQQRQWKLATAFALVLALGVGGFTGWQLKESEMLMTHAPMEDAVQAYKLFDNAALTPMDVVATPQTELTHWVARYFINGNQPPNLDQYGFTLLGARLIATAQGPAALIMYQDPRGTRVGWYIRPLSPVKLPHGERKAEDVMAQYWSDDHYNYALVTPLNSAAVNGLRKAVFQATS, encoded by the coding sequence ATGACTTTGCCACCTGATGAACACGAACTGCATGCCTGGATGGATGGCGAAACCGATGACGCGACCTCAAAACGTATTGAACACTATCTGGCGGAAAACCCGGACGTCGCCGCACAGATTGCAGGCTGGCGGCAGGACGCGCAGCTTTTGCGCCAGGCGATGAACCAACAAAGCGTGACGCTGGAGATGCCGGAACCCCATTATTTGCGCCGCCAGGTGCGCCAACAGCGGCAGTGGAAACTGGCGACGGCTTTCGCGCTGGTGCTGGCTTTAGGCGTCGGCGGTTTTACCGGCTGGCAACTGAAAGAGTCAGAAATGTTGATGACTCACGCGCCGATGGAAGACGCGGTGCAGGCCTACAAACTGTTTGATAATGCCGCCTTAACGCCAATGGATGTGGTGGCGACGCCGCAAACGGAATTAACCCATTGGGTGGCGCGTTATTTTATTAATGGCAACCAGCCGCCAAACCTTGATCAATACGGATTTACCCTGCTTGGCGCACGGCTGATTGCTACCGCGCAAGGCCCGGCGGCGCTGATTATGTATCAGGATCCGCGCGGTACGCGGGTGGGCTGGTATATCCGCCCGTTAAGCCCGGTAAAATTACCGCACGGTGAACGCAAGGCAGAAGATGTGATGGCGCAGTACTGGAGCGACGATCACTATAACTACGCGCTGGTCACACCGCTTAATTCCGCGGCGGTCAACGGGTTGCGTAAAGCGGTGTTCCAGGCGACCAGTTAA
- a CDS encoding LysR substrate-binding domain-containing protein yields MTYTNNTVRIHAFRLAARLFLDNAIPAFLAAFPDVQIELTTHDETVDLVSEGYDLSLRPGDMLDPGLDALPLGDRLHHIVVAAPAYLARHGTPQHPDDLCHHNCIGWRRPGTVAPVPWLFQEGEQTMTVPVAGNLVVDDRERQYQAAMAGTGIAQLTAESVIEPLFSGELVAVLTPWERKSEGYYLCWTADKAMSPAMRALIDALCED; encoded by the coding sequence ATGACTTACACAAACAATACGGTGCGTATTCATGCTTTTCGTCTGGCGGCGCGGCTGTTTCTTGATAACGCCATTCCGGCTTTTCTTGCCGCGTTTCCCGATGTGCAGATTGAACTCACTACCCACGATGAAACGGTTGATCTGGTCAGCGAGGGCTATGACCTGTCGCTGCGTCCGGGCGATATGCTGGATCCGGGGTTAGATGCGCTTCCTCTGGGTGACCGGCTGCATCACATTGTGGTCGCCGCCCCCGCTTACCTTGCCCGGCATGGCACACCGCAACATCCTGATGATCTATGCCATCATAACTGCATTGGCTGGCGCCGACCGGGAACCGTTGCGCCCGTGCCGTGGCTATTTCAGGAGGGTGAGCAAACAATGACTGTTCCGGTAGCGGGCAATCTGGTGGTGGACGATCGTGAGCGGCAGTATCAGGCGGCGATGGCGGGAACCGGCATTGCGCAGCTCACCGCCGAAAGCGTTATCGAGCCGCTGTTTTCCGGCGAGCTGGTAGCGGTTTTGACGCCATGGGAGAGGAAATCAGAGGGTTATTATCTCTGCTGGACGGCGGATAAAGCGATGTCCCCGGCCATGCGCGCATTGATTGACGCACTCTGCGAGGACTAA
- the rimL gene encoding 50S ribosomal protein L7/L12-serine acetyltransferase, translating into MSPEPYIPDALINVNEHIALHMVDEHFVHDLHQLIVKNRDWLQQSLDWPQHVSTVEDTRKTAQSNRLLHQRGYAKMFMITRNDVLVGVLSFNAIEPTNKTAYIGYWLDEEAQGQGILSQSVQAMVDFYARRGDIRRFVIKCRVANLASNQVAARNGFTLEGCLKQAEFLNGNYDDQNIWGKIVDNH; encoded by the coding sequence ATGTCACCGGAACCCTACATCCCGGATGCGCTTATCAACGTTAATGAACACATTGCGCTGCATATGGTTGATGAGCATTTTGTACACGATCTCCATCAACTGATCGTCAAAAACCGCGACTGGTTGCAGCAATCGCTCGACTGGCCGCAGCATGTCAGCACCGTTGAAGACACCCGCAAAACCGCACAGAGCAACCGGCTGCTGCACCAGCGCGGCTACGCGAAGATGTTTATGATTACGCGCAATGACGTGCTGGTCGGTGTGCTGTCATTTAACGCTATCGAACCGACCAATAAGACCGCCTATATCGGCTACTGGCTTGATGAAGAAGCTCAGGGGCAGGGGATTTTGTCGCAAAGCGTGCAGGCGATGGTGGATTTTTACGCCCGCCGGGGCGATATCCGCCGCTTTGTTATCAAATGCCGCGTTGCCAACCTGGCGAGCAATCAGGTTGCGGCGCGTAACGGATTCACGCTGGAAGGCTGTCTGAAACAGGCGGAATTTCTTAACGGCAACTACGATGACCAGAATATCTGGGGAAAGATTGTTGATAACCACTAA
- a CDS encoding glucan biosynthesis protein, with translation MNRRRFIQASMALAATYGTTGVASLFSRAASAAQTDIADGQSRRFDFSVLQSMAHDLSEQPWSGAPKALPNTLATLTPQAYNSIQYDAQHSLWNNIEGRQLDVQFFHVGMGFRRRVRMFSLDQDTHQAREIHFRPELFNYHDAGVDTRQLEGQTDLGFAGFRAFKAPELARRDVVSFLGASYFRAVDDTFQYGLSARGVAIDTFTDTPEEFPDFTAFWFETAKPSDTTFTVYALLDSASLTGAYKFVIHCEENQVIMEVDNRLFARKDIKQLGIAPMTSMFSCGNNERRVCDTIHPQIHDSDRLAMWRGNGEWICRPLNNPQKLQFNAFQDENPKGFGLLQLDRDFSHYQDVMGWYNKRPSLWVEPRNKWGKGAVSLMEIPTTGETLDNVVCFWQPEKPVKAGDEFAFEYRLYWSAQPPVRSPLARVAATRTGMGGFPEGWAPGEHYPEKWARRFAIDFVGGDLKDAAPKGIEPVITLSNGEAKQVEILYVEPFDGYRILFDWYPTNDSTDPVEMRMFLRCQGDAISETWLYQYFPPAPGKRNYVDDRVMR, from the coding sequence ATGAACCGCAGACGATTTATTCAAGCATCCATGGCCCTTGCGGCAACTTACGGCACCACCGGTGTTGCCTCACTCTTTTCGCGAGCGGCCTCTGCGGCGCAGACCGATATTGCGGATGGCCAGAGCCGCCGTTTTGACTTCTCTGTGCTGCAATCCATGGCGCACGATCTGTCGGAACAGCCATGGAGCGGTGCGCCGAAAGCGCTGCCCAACACGCTGGCCACTCTCACGCCGCAGGCTTATAACAGTATCCAGTACGACGCGCAGCACTCGCTGTGGAATAACATCGAAGGCCGCCAACTTGATGTGCAGTTCTTCCATGTGGGCATGGGCTTTCGCCGTCGCGTGCGCATGTTTTCGCTGGACCAGGATACGCATCAGGCACGTGAAATCCACTTCCGCCCGGAACTGTTTAACTACCATGACGCGGGCGTTGATACCAGACAACTGGAAGGGCAAACGGATCTCGGTTTCGCCGGTTTCCGCGCGTTCAAAGCTCCGGAACTGGCGCGTCGCGATGTCGTCTCGTTTCTGGGGGCAAGTTACTTCCGTGCGGTCGACGACACCTTCCAGTACGGCCTTTCCGCACGCGGCGTGGCGATTGATACCTTCACCGATACGCCGGAAGAGTTCCCGGACTTTACCGCCTTCTGGTTTGAAACCGCAAAACCGTCCGATACCACCTTCACCGTTTACGCGCTACTCGACAGCGCCAGCCTCACCGGAGCCTACAAGTTCGTGATCCACTGCGAAGAGAATCAGGTGATTATGGAGGTGGATAACCGCCTCTTTGCGCGTAAAGACATTAAGCAACTCGGCATCGCGCCGATGACCAGTATGTTTAGCTGCGGCAATAACGAGCGCCGCGTCTGCGACACCATTCACCCGCAGATTCACGACTCCGATCGCCTGGCAATGTGGCGTGGGAACGGCGAGTGGATCTGCCGCCCGTTGAATAACCCGCAAAAGCTGCAATTCAATGCCTTCCAGGATGAGAACCCGAAAGGCTTCGGCCTGCTGCAACTGGATCGCGATTTTAGCCACTATCAGGATGTGATGGGCTGGTACAACAAACGTCCGAGCCTGTGGGTGGAGCCGCGTAACAAGTGGGGCAAAGGCGCAGTCAGCCTGATGGAGATCCCGACCACCGGCGAAACGCTGGATAACGTCGTCTGCTTCTGGCAACCGGAAAAACCGGTCAAAGCCGGGGATGAATTTGCTTTCGAGTACCGTTTGTACTGGAGTGCACAGCCGCCGGTGCGTTCACCGCTGGCCCGCGTTGCCGCCACTCGCACCGGTATGGGCGGCTTCCCGGAAGGCTGGGCGCCGGGCGAACACTACCCCGAAAAATGGGCGCGTCGTTTCGCCATTGATTTTGTCGGCGGTGATTTGAAAGACGCCGCGCCGAAAGGGATCGAGCCGGTTATCACCCTGTCGAACGGTGAAGCTAAACAGGTGGAGATCCTCTACGTTGAACCTTTCGACGGCTATCGCATTTTGTTCGACTGGTATCCGACCAACGATTCCACCGATCCGGTTGAAATGCGCATGTTCCTGCGCTGCCAGGGCGACGCCATCAGCGAAACCTGGCTCTATCAGTACTTCCCGCCAGCGCCGGGTAAACGGAATTATGTCGATGACCGCGTAATGCGCTAA
- a CDS encoding transporter substrate-binding domain-containing protein codes for MKLKALCLGMGLLCSLSTFAASELRYGVEAEYPPFESRNASGELEGFDIELGNAICKAAQLKCSWVETSFDALIPGLTAKKFDAINSAMNITDQRRKSIDFTQPIYRIPSQLVGKSGDGMEATAEGLKGKTIGVLQGSIQETYAKEHWEKHGVTVVSYKDQNMAWGDLLNGRIDASLVMSAAGQAGFLSKPQGKGFGFIGKPVSDDTILGSGIGFGLRKGDEATKKQLDAAIDKVRAEGTIKKLAEKYFPGIDVSVSKQ; via the coding sequence ATGAAATTAAAAGCACTCTGTCTGGGCATGGGTTTGCTCTGCTCACTCTCCACCTTCGCCGCAAGCGAACTGCGCTATGGCGTCGAAGCGGAATACCCGCCGTTTGAAAGCCGTAACGCTTCGGGTGAACTGGAAGGGTTTGATATCGAACTGGGTAATGCCATTTGCAAAGCCGCTCAACTGAAGTGTAGCTGGGTGGAAACGTCGTTCGATGCGCTGATCCCTGGGCTGACGGCGAAAAAGTTCGATGCCATCAACTCGGCGATGAACATTACCGACCAACGGCGTAAAAGCATCGATTTTACTCAGCCGATTTACCGTATTCCGTCGCAGTTAGTCGGCAAGAGCGGCGACGGAATGGAAGCCACCGCCGAAGGGCTGAAGGGCAAAACCATTGGCGTGTTGCAGGGGTCGATCCAGGAAACCTACGCCAAAGAGCACTGGGAAAAGCACGGTGTCACGGTGGTGTCGTATAAAGATCAGAACATGGCATGGGGAGATTTGCTCAACGGCCGCATTGACGCCTCACTGGTAATGTCGGCGGCGGGGCAGGCAGGTTTCCTGAGTAAACCGCAGGGTAAAGGGTTTGGCTTTATCGGCAAACCGGTATCGGACGATACCATCCTCGGCAGTGGGATTGGCTTTGGGCTGCGCAAAGGTGATGAGGCCACCAAAAAACAGCTCGACGCCGCAATAGATAAAGTACGCGCTGAGGGCACCATCAAAAAACTGGCGGAAAAATATTTCCCCGGCATTGATGTTAGCGTCAGCAAACAGTAA
- a CDS encoding pyridoxal phosphate-dependent aminotransferase encodes MTLRTPVTTRSKLPDVGTTIFTVIGQLSAQHKAINLSQGAPNFPCDPQLINGVTRAMQDNHNQYAAMTGLRPLKERIAQKISDLYHTDYDVDSEILITASASQGLYSAISGLVHPGDEVIYFEPSFDSYAPIVRLQGAKPVAIKLTVPDFAVNWDEVRAAITPRTRMIIINTPHNPSGQVFSRADLEQLAALTRNTDIVILSDEVYEHVVFDGEPHHGMATHPQLAERSVIISSFGKTYHVTGWRVGYCVAPAELMDEICKVHQFLMFSADTPMQYAFADHMRDPQGWLSLAAFYQRKRDLLQTLLAASPFRLLPSAGSFFLLADYSHFSDESDSEMVKRLIVDCGVATIPLSAFYTDGTDNKLIRLSFAKDEATLRAGAQALCRIKPR; translated from the coding sequence ATGACGTTGCGAACGCCGGTGACTACCCGCTCCAAATTACCTGATGTCGGCACTACCATTTTTACCGTGATTGGCCAGCTTTCCGCGCAGCATAAAGCGATTAACCTTTCTCAGGGCGCGCCGAATTTCCCTTGCGATCCGCAATTGATAAACGGTGTGACCCGCGCAATGCAGGACAACCACAACCAATATGCCGCGATGACTGGCCTGCGCCCGTTAAAAGAGCGCATTGCGCAGAAGATTTCCGACCTCTATCACACAGATTACGACGTGGATAGTGAAATCCTGATCACCGCCAGCGCCAGCCAGGGGTTATATTCAGCCATCAGCGGGCTGGTGCATCCGGGCGACGAAGTTATCTATTTTGAACCCTCATTCGACAGCTACGCGCCCATCGTGCGGTTGCAGGGGGCGAAACCGGTGGCGATTAAGCTGACGGTGCCGGATTTCGCGGTGAACTGGGATGAAGTGCGCGCTGCCATTACGCCCCGCACACGGATGATCATCATTAACACGCCGCACAACCCGAGCGGGCAGGTGTTCTCCCGCGCCGATCTGGAGCAACTGGCGGCGCTTACCCGCAACACCGATATCGTGATTTTGTCCGATGAAGTGTATGAGCATGTGGTGTTCGACGGCGAACCACATCATGGCATGGCGACGCACCCGCAGCTTGCCGAGCGTAGCGTGATTATTTCGTCGTTTGGTAAGACCTATCACGTTACCGGCTGGCGCGTGGGTTACTGCGTTGCGCCAGCGGAACTGATGGATGAAATCTGTAAAGTACATCAGTTTTTGATGTTCTCTGCCGATACACCCATGCAGTATGCCTTCGCCGATCATATGCGCGACCCGCAAGGCTGGCTGTCGCTGGCGGCCTTTTATCAGCGTAAACGCGACCTGCTGCAAACGTTGCTGGCGGCGTCGCCATTTCGTTTACTGCCGAGCGCCGGTTCGTTTTTCCTGCTGGCGGATTACAGCCACTTTAGTGATGAAAGCGACAGTGAGATGGTCAAACGGCTGATTGTTGATTGCGGCGTTGCGACCATCCCATTGTCGGCGTTTTACACCGATGGTACTGATAACAAATTGATTCGCCTCTCGTTTGCAAAAGATGAGGCGACGTTAAGGGCAGGCGCGCAGGCCCTGTGTCGTATTAAGCCACGCTAA
- a CDS encoding LysR substrate-binding domain-containing protein — protein MSHRSLPLNAIDAFLVTARHLNLTHAAKELCLTQGAVSRKIATLESWFGFPLFERHARGLHLSPQGSVLLPELRSAFEYLLTVADQARAQQTVVRLKAPTCAMRWLVPRLLDLEQRYPELQVALTTTTDHTINFKTEPYDAAIVFGTQLSAGDLLFEEALTPVMNAALPQRNALEKATLLHPTRDKTDWSLWLAKQAEFQPGMRKNQHFDTMDLAITAAIQGLGIAIADETVVQEDIRAGRLLRPFALSVKTGASYRLVLRESQHKAAGLAAFREGLLGEDAA, from the coding sequence ATGTCGCACCGTTCCCTGCCGCTAAATGCCATTGATGCCTTTCTGGTGACCGCCCGCCATCTCAATCTGACCCATGCCGCAAAAGAACTGTGCCTGACGCAGGGCGCGGTTAGCCGCAAAATCGCCACGCTGGAAAGCTGGTTTGGTTTTCCGCTTTTTGAACGCCATGCGCGGGGGTTGCATTTATCGCCTCAAGGCAGCGTGTTATTGCCGGAGTTGCGCAGCGCTTTTGAATATTTATTGACGGTTGCCGACCAGGCGCGGGCGCAGCAAACGGTGGTCCGGCTGAAAGCGCCGACCTGCGCCATGCGCTGGTTAGTGCCAAGGCTATTGGATCTTGAACAGCGCTACCCGGAGTTACAGGTGGCGCTGACCACCACGACCGATCACACCATTAATTTCAAAACCGAACCTTATGACGCCGCCATTGTGTTTGGTACCCAACTCAGCGCGGGCGATCTGCTGTTTGAGGAAGCATTGACACCCGTGATGAACGCCGCGCTGCCACAACGCAATGCGCTGGAAAAAGCCACATTATTGCACCCGACGCGGGATAAAACCGACTGGTCACTGTGGCTGGCGAAGCAAGCGGAGTTCCAGCCGGGCATGCGGAAAAATCAACATTTCGACACCATGGATCTGGCGATCACCGCCGCTATTCAAGGCTTAGGGATTGCTATCGCCGATGAGACCGTCGTGCAGGAAGATATCCGCGCCGGACGCTTGCTGCGCCCTTTTGCGCTGAGCGTTAAAACCGGCGCCAGTTACCGGCTGGTACTGCGTGAATCACAGCATAAAGCCGCCGGGCTGGCGGCCTTTCGTGAAGGATTATTGGGCGAGGATGCGGCGTGA